The following coding sequences lie in one Candidatus Vogelbacteria bacterium genomic window:
- a CDS encoding O-antigen ligase family protein, whose protein sequence is MIISNKGINLIEKIAVILAFIVPITVLIAPLPPFSPIVALFFFPYISAKTFFFRILIDVILVLVLALGFLDKKYRSAWSWITISGLVFTIIITIADFAGVNPTRSIFSNFERMEGLITLLHLAAYFFILISLFKTEKHWNKFFWINLGVAGVVAVYGLIQKIGWLAIQQGGGRIDGPFGNASYFATYMFFAFGVATFIFLGKKELHDSRPSSHYLIYGLTSGLFAFLVYLTGTRGALLGLIVTITLIIVGLLAINRGGGQAKKIRLILVSGLAVLFVAFLLLWSFKDSQFVLDRPTLARAASSFNLQDKTIESRLTIWRNIVWPGFKERPILGWGQENFISVFGKYYDPSMYNQEPWFDRTHNTILDWLIAGGLLGLLSYLYLLGAWVWCLIKVPGKYLSNNQKVILGAIIAGYIFQNLVIFDNLTSYLWFVTLLAYVHVLYVSDKNTQQLSPKNNSLGILGGVVSIFLVLVFMYTVNIKPLYANLSLIGAIQSVANQDFESGLTKFKKALAVATYGDVEIKENIVRAAGNVLADQKVEARLKQDYVNLLLEQYEQHFKKYPDDVRSRLVLASFLGQFGQSKQALELLDQAATLAPKKQVVFMMRARVQASIKNYPKALEDAKYAFQLDESYLEARMLYASMATLSGDTTLASELKKEISIDSLSINEQINYYAERNDYSKLVSLWQSKLESNPTDIQNYISLAVSLYANKQKDKALIVLEEALRLFPNLKDNINQAMNQIKSGTVIVQ, encoded by the coding sequence ATGATAATATCAAACAAAGGGATAAACTTAATCGAAAAAATAGCTGTCATTTTAGCCTTTATTGTACCGATTACAGTATTAATTGCCCCATTGCCACCATTTTCTCCAATTGTAGCCCTATTCTTCTTTCCCTATATTAGTGCAAAAACATTTTTTTTCCGTATTTTGATTGACGTTATTTTGGTGCTGGTTTTGGCTTTGGGTTTTTTGGATAAAAAATACAGATCTGCCTGGTCTTGGATTACTATAAGTGGCCTGGTCTTTACTATTATAATTACGATAGCTGATTTTGCGGGGGTTAATCCAACGAGAAGTATTTTCAGTAACTTTGAAAGGATGGAAGGTTTGATTACCTTACTTCATCTGGCTGCTTATTTTTTTATACTAATTAGTCTGTTTAAGACAGAAAAACACTGGAATAAATTTTTCTGGATTAACTTGGGGGTGGCTGGAGTGGTGGCGGTCTATGGTCTTATTCAAAAAATTGGTTGGTTAGCAATTCAACAAGGTGGAGGACGTATTGATGGGCCATTTGGAAATGCCTCTTACTTTGCTACTTATATGTTTTTTGCTTTTGGTGTAGCCACTTTTATATTTTTAGGTAAGAAAGAATTACATGATTCAAGGCCGAGTAGTCATTATTTGATTTATGGTCTAACTTCTGGCTTGTTTGCTTTTTTGGTGTATTTAACTGGTACCAGGGGGGCGCTTTTGGGATTAATTGTTACTATTACATTAATTATTGTCGGGTTGTTGGCTATTAATCGTGGTGGCGGTCAGGCTAAAAAAATAAGGTTGATTTTGGTTTCCGGGTTGGCAGTTTTGTTTGTAGCTTTCTTGCTTCTATGGTCATTTAAAGATTCACAATTTGTTCTTGATCGACCAACTTTAGCTCGAGCCGCTTCGTCGTTTAACTTACAAGATAAAACCATTGAATCCAGATTAACTATTTGGAGAAATATAGTTTGGCCAGGATTTAAAGAGAGGCCAATTCTTGGTTGGGGTCAAGAGAACTTTATTTCCGTGTTTGGCAAATATTATGATCCAAGTATGTACAATCAAGAGCCTTGGTTTGATCGAACACATAATACGATCCTTGATTGGTTAATTGCTGGCGGTTTATTAGGCTTGCTATCTTACCTATATCTATTAGGGGCTTGGGTTTGGTGTTTGATCAAGGTCCCTGGAAAGTATTTATCAAATAACCAAAAGGTAATACTGGGAGCTATTATTGCTGGGTATATATTTCAGAACCTGGTTATTTTTGATAACCTGACCAGTTACTTGTGGTTCGTGACTTTGTTGGCCTATGTCCATGTTCTATATGTTAGTGATAAAAACACTCAACAATTATCGCCAAAAAACAACTCATTAGGAATTCTGGGTGGGGTAGTCTCGATCTTTTTGGTTTTGGTTTTTATGTATACGGTCAATATCAAACCCTTGTATGCCAACTTGTCTTTAATTGGCGCAATACAAAGTGTGGCTAATCAAGACTTTGAGTCAGGTCTAACTAAATTTAAAAAAGCTTTAGCGGTTGCAACTTATGGAGATGTAGAAATTAAAGAGAATATTGTTAGGGCTGCTGGAAATGTCTTGGCTGATCAGAAGGTCGAGGCGCGACTAAAACAGGATTACGTTAACTTACTATTGGAACAATATGAGCAACATTTTAAAAAGTACCCAGATGATGTACGTTCTCGTTTGGTCTTAGCTAGTTTTTTGGGACAGTTTGGTCAATCTAAACAAGCTTTGGAGTTATTGGATCAAGCGGCTACTCTCGCTCCCAAAAAACAAGTGGTTTTTATGATGCGAGCAAGGGTTCAGGCGTCTATAAAAAACTACCCCAAAGCTCTAGAAGATGCTAAATATGCGTTTCAACTAGATGAGTCCTATCTTGAAGCGCGTATGCTTTACGCTAGTATGGCTACTTTGTCTGGGGATACCACTTTAGCTAGTGAATTAAAAAAAGAAATATCGATTGATAGTTTAAGTATTAACGAGCAAATAAACTATTACGCTGAAAGAAATGATTATTCTAAACTAGTTAGTTTGTGGCAGTCCAAGTTAGAAAGTAATCCAACTGATATTCAAAATTACATATCACTAGCTGTTAGTTTGTATGCAAACAAGCAAAAAGATAAAGCCCTAATTGTTTTAGAGGAAGCATTAAGATTATTTCCTAATTTGAAAGACAATATAAATCAGGCCATGAATCAAATCAAATCAGGAACAGTTATTGTGCAGTAG
- a CDS encoding oligosaccharide flippase family protein, with protein MLNHLKSNFIKPLNTLESYLKTDVRYLAKGGFWLTLGSVASAFISFLSAVAFANLIPKETYGTYQYILSVSSILAIPTLAGINTAVTQSTARGYDKTILVGLKKRIQWGIWSLLLASGLAIYYWFNSNNILAICFLIVGLFIPLSETLGIYVPYLQGKKNFKTLSLYELGAQSISVGLLIFCIWLNQNLLIILTTFFLSWLLARLFFLTLTLKKFPPVTESDPGAISYGKHLTAMTILNTVSSSIDKIILWKVLGPIQVAIYTFSLTIPLKAASFVKIINRLAFPKLATNDLKTIQKTLLPKILYLILPITLVTITYIIFTPLIFSFFFPKYLEAVFYAQVAGLLIIFQPFALISSALTAQAKKKELYIYNTASPIIKIVLFLLLIPPFQIIGAIMALVGSKIIDTIILIFLLKSPTWFSQSNREKISQ; from the coding sequence ATGTTAAATCACTTGAAGTCAAATTTCATCAAACCCCTAAACACCCTTGAGTCCTACCTTAAAACCGATGTCCGCTACCTAGCTAAGGGCGGTTTTTGGTTAACTCTTGGTAGTGTAGCTTCCGCCTTTATCTCATTTCTATCGGCCGTGGCTTTTGCCAACTTAATACCAAAAGAAACCTACGGAACTTATCAATATATTTTATCGGTCAGTAGCATTCTAGCTATTCCTACGCTGGCCGGGATAAACACCGCTGTGACCCAATCAACCGCTAGAGGTTACGACAAAACAATCCTAGTTGGTTTAAAAAAGAGAATTCAGTGGGGAATCTGGTCTCTTTTATTAGCTAGTGGTTTAGCAATTTATTACTGGTTTAATTCTAACAACATATTAGCTATTTGTTTTTTAATTGTCGGACTCTTTATTCCATTATCAGAAACCTTAGGAATATACGTTCCCTATCTACAAGGTAAAAAAAATTTCAAAACCTTAAGTTTATATGAACTAGGCGCCCAATCTATATCAGTTGGACTTTTAATATTTTGTATTTGGTTAAACCAAAACCTGCTAATTATTCTGACCACTTTTTTCCTTTCTTGGTTATTAGCTAGATTGTTTTTTCTAACATTAACTTTAAAAAAATTTCCCCCAGTCACAGAATCAGACCCTGGAGCAATTTCTTATGGAAAACATCTAACTGCCATGACTATTCTTAACACTGTTAGTTCTAGTATTGATAAAATAATCCTGTGGAAAGTATTGGGCCCCATCCAAGTTGCGATCTACACTTTTTCTTTAACAATTCCCCTAAAAGCGGCCAGTTTTGTTAAAATTATAAATCGTTTAGCTTTTCCTAAATTAGCCACCAATGATTTAAAAACAATCCAAAAAACGTTACTACCTAAAATTTTATATTTAATCCTTCCAATCACCCTGGTTACCATAACTTACATTATATTTACCCCTTTAATCTTCAGTTTCTTTTTTCCTAAATATCTAGAAGCCGTCTTCTACGCCCAAGTAGCTGGACTGTTAATCATCTTCCAACCTTTTGCTCTAATTTCTTCTGCCCTGACCGCTCAAGCCAAGAAAAAAGAATTATATATCTACAACACAGCCTCCCCTATTATAAAAATAGTTTTGTTTCTATTACTAATACCTCCCTTTCAAATAATTGGAGCGATCATGGCTTTAGTTGGGTCAAAAATAATAGACACCATTATTTTAATTTTTTTACTAAAATCACCCACCTGGTTTAGTCAATCAAATAGAGAAAAGATCTCTCAGTAG
- a CDS encoding glycosyltransferase family 9 protein — protein sequence MTWLKNTGLLLGILVYRLFRVSWFSSNSPGIKTVVFIQQAKLGDMVCTTPMFKAVKLKYPQAKVIVVGNKVNQYLLTGHSDVDEYVVFSGLLNLVTFLRTRKIDFGCIVGPDFFGLAALLLGNVDLITAPRVINNNSPYETIWYKLLCLFIKTKTHDFYGYAPREYLRLLEVINVFSDDTKKTLFYSKEANYKMAEFFAGIGVTSDDILVGISPSAGNKVKKWSSAKFAKVAEHLVKKDRVKIFVIGSQDDLGDAIEVCSFVEGEKTKIFNVAGHFSLEELKCFISKLQLFISVDTGPIYIAEAFGVPTIDIIGPVDERVQPPVGKKHKLVLPERDKAELFIMDARSFDPKEARRQIESITAEEVVEVADDLLRDLFSI from the coding sequence ATGACTTGGCTTAAAAATACAGGATTATTGTTGGGGATCTTGGTTTATAGGTTGTTTAGGGTTTCTTGGTTTTCTTCAAATAGTCCTGGTATCAAGACAGTTGTCTTTATTCAACAGGCAAAATTGGGTGATATGGTTTGTACTACTCCAATGTTTAAAGCGGTTAAGTTAAAATATCCACAAGCCAAGGTTATTGTAGTTGGAAACAAGGTAAATCAATATTTATTGACTGGTCATTCAGATGTTGATGAGTATGTTGTTTTTAGTGGATTGTTAAATTTGGTTACCTTTTTAAGGACTAGAAAGATTGATTTTGGTTGTATTGTCGGGCCCGATTTTTTTGGTTTGGCAGCATTATTATTGGGGAACGTCGATCTAATTACTGCTCCAAGAGTTATAAATAATAACAGTCCTTATGAGACGATTTGGTATAAACTTCTTTGTCTATTTATTAAAACTAAAACCCATGATTTTTATGGTTATGCTCCAAGAGAATATTTGAGATTATTAGAAGTTATTAATGTTTTTTCCGATGATACTAAAAAAACTCTATTTTACTCAAAAGAAGCCAACTACAAGATGGCTGAATTTTTTGCTGGTATTGGTGTAACTTCGGATGATATTTTAGTTGGCATTTCACCGTCAGCTGGTAATAAAGTAAAAAAATGGAGTAGCGCCAAGTTTGCCAAAGTGGCTGAGCATTTAGTTAAAAAAGATAGAGTTAAGATCTTTGTCATAGGGAGTCAGGATGACTTAGGGGATGCAATAGAAGTATGTTCATTTGTCGAAGGTGAAAAAACTAAAATCTTTAACGTGGCCGGACACTTTAGCTTAGAGGAGCTTAAATGTTTTATATCTAAATTACAGCTATTTATATCAGTCGACACTGGTCCTATTTATATAGCCGAAGCTTTTGGTGTTCCAACTATTGATATTATTGGTCCAGTTGATGAGAGGGTTCAGCCGCCAGTTGGCAAAAAACATAAATTGGTTCTTCCCGAGAGAGATAAGGCGGAGTTATTTATCATGGATGCTCGTTCTTTTGATCCCAAAGAGGCTCGTCGGCAGATTGAGTCAATAACAGCTGAGGAGGTGGTTGAGGTGGCTGATGATCTACTGAGAGATCTTTTCTCTATTTGA
- a CDS encoding glycosyltransferase family 4 protein, producing MKLLYATSITLPSPLANRIQILSMAEIFNQRLGKDFYLGIGQSKSEKEFDGQMVIMESDLRSFFLAKAYLRYIKKNKFTHVFCREEKLLFFMIIFNWWFRTGVKFCYEIHYLEYLTKLWYRVILNKSDFIISITEGMKNVLVNKNKCLAKKILVAPDAVDFDKFNLDLTVEEARLKTGLQVERKIIMYTGSVFSWKGIDILYQSAKEFSNDYLFVIIGGRDSWVKEFQVVHPETDNFKMLGHKEHQEIPVYLKAADVLVLPNSDREEVSRICTSPMKLFEYMAAGRPIVASDLPSIREVLDEDSSVLVEPSDSLDLARGIKLVLSNQKLAESIANQSFKKSRTYSWKARVDKIINFINNDLA from the coding sequence ATGAAACTTTTATATGCAACATCGATAACTTTGCCATCACCGCTAGCTAATCGAATTCAGATTTTAAGTATGGCGGAGATATTTAACCAAAGGCTTGGTAAAGATTTTTACTTAGGTATTGGCCAATCTAAATCAGAAAAAGAATTTGATGGTCAAATGGTTATCATGGAATCAGATCTGAGAAGCTTTTTTTTGGCTAAAGCTTATCTACGGTATATAAAAAAAAATAAGTTTACTCATGTATTTTGTCGGGAAGAGAAGCTTTTGTTTTTCATGATTATCTTTAACTGGTGGTTTAGGACTGGTGTTAAATTTTGTTACGAGATTCATTATCTTGAGTATTTGACCAAACTTTGGTACCGAGTCATCTTAAATAAGTCTGATTTTATTATTTCAATCACCGAGGGGATGAAGAATGTCTTGGTTAATAAAAATAAATGTTTGGCTAAAAAAATATTAGTAGCACCTGATGCTGTTGATTTTGACAAATTTAATCTTGATTTAACAGTAGAAGAGGCTAGGCTAAAGACAGGATTACAGGTGGAAAGAAAAATAATAATGTATACAGGAAGTGTTTTTTCTTGGAAAGGGATTGATATTTTATATCAAAGTGCTAAAGAATTTAGTAACGATTATTTATTTGTGATAATTGGTGGTCGTGATAGCTGGGTCAAGGAGTTTCAGGTGGTTCATCCTGAGACTGACAATTTCAAAATGCTCGGCCATAAAGAACACCAGGAAATACCGGTTTATCTTAAAGCGGCTGATGTCTTGGTATTGCCAAATTCAGACCGAGAGGAAGTATCTCGTATCTGTACCTCCCCAATGAAACTATTTGAGTATATGGCCGCTGGTCGACCGATTGTTGCTTCTGATCTACCTTCTATTAGAGAGGTTTTAGATGAAGATTCTTCTGTTTTGGTTGAGCCGTCTGATAGTCTGGATTTGGCGAGAGGGATTAAACTAGTCTTAAGTAATCAGAAGCTGGCTGAAAGTATTGCCAATCAGTCTTTTAAAAAATCTAGAACCTACTCTTGGAAGGCTCGGGTGGATAAAATAATTAATTTTATTAACAATGACTTGGCTTAA
- a CDS encoding glycosyltransferase: protein MDKNKKLITIFISSFRSGGGEKMMVELAGALAHRGHRVDLVVMKNEGPLLSQVDPLVRVVDLKVGRIIFSPLNLKDYLILNNPDVVMSLDEYTHLVSLLSKRLAGSRVRIVLRVGNMYSELFRRYGKIRDRFLIPILVRKFYKQADKIIAVSNGVADDITSVADLDKKKVVVVYNPKSESFISKKTAEPVGHSWVERKSDLLIVAVGRLREQKNFSFLIKSFNRVRAQINCRLIIVGAGREEERLRELTRDLKCEDYVSLPGYTDNPYRYLAKADVFVSASLWEGMPNGVLEAITCGAPAVVSDCDSGPREILAPDTDYRLRLDKGFEMADFGILCAVGDEDGLVQAILKILKDDGLRQAYSLASRKRAKDFDFDLIISKYEGVLVN, encoded by the coding sequence ATGGATAAAAACAAAAAACTTATAACTATTTTTATTTCATCATTCAGATCTGGTGGTGGAGAAAAAATGATGGTGGAATTGGCTGGTGCTTTGGCTCATAGGGGGCATAGGGTTGATTTGGTGGTGATGAAAAATGAAGGACCGCTACTTAGTCAAGTTGACCCTCTAGTCAGGGTGGTAGATTTGAAAGTTGGTCGAATTATTTTTAGCCCCTTAAATTTAAAAGACTATTTAATATTAAACAATCCAGATGTTGTTATGTCTTTGGATGAATATACTCATCTGGTGTCACTATTGTCTAAACGTTTGGCCGGCAGTCGAGTGAGGATAGTCTTACGAGTAGGGAATATGTATTCTGAATTGTTTAGAAGGTATGGGAAAATAAGAGACAGGTTTCTTATACCTATATTAGTGAGAAAATTTTATAAACAAGCAGATAAAATCATTGCTGTGTCTAATGGAGTAGCAGACGATATTACCAGTGTGGCAGATCTTGATAAGAAGAAAGTGGTTGTTGTTTATAACCCAAAATCAGAATCTTTTATCTCAAAAAAAACAGCAGAGCCGGTCGGGCATTCTTGGGTAGAGAGAAAGAGTGATTTACTAATAGTGGCTGTTGGTAGATTGAGAGAACAGAAAAATTTTAGTTTTTTGATAAAGTCTTTTAATCGAGTAAGAGCGCAGATAAATTGTCGTTTAATAATTGTGGGTGCTGGTCGTGAAGAAGAAAGATTGAGAGAACTTACTAGAGATTTAAAGTGCGAGGATTATGTTTCTTTACCTGGCTATACAGATAACCCTTATCGTTATTTAGCTAAGGCTGATGTGTTTGTGTCAGCTTCATTGTGGGAGGGAATGCCTAACGGAGTTCTGGAGGCTATTACTTGTGGAGCCCCGGCTGTTGTTTCTGATTGTGACTCTGGTCCCAGAGAAATTCTAGCTCCTGATACGGATTATCGTTTAAGGTTGGATAAAGGATTTGAGATGGCCGATTTCGGTATATTGTGTGCTGTTGGGGATGAAGATGGGTTAGTGCAAGCTATTTTGAAAATACTTAAGGATGATGGTCTGAGACAGGCTTATTCTTTGGCTAGTCGTAAGCGGGCGAAAGATTTTGATTTTGATCTGATTATTTCTAAATATGAAGGGGTTTTAGTTAACTAA
- a CDS encoding glycosyltransferase family 4 protein: MKIIFFTKGDRRLPSSRTRAFLISDYLKKTLGVDSDVYHIKTRAWWDISRARFLENYRNLKILWHLNKEDVVVLQRTVHQVDFMVLILLRRFLFGRGYAFDFDDAIFLEKGSSNTKTSLIIKYADVVLAGSEFLKNYALKYNLNSHVFTTVIDTENIFKPDLNKTDLVEVVIGWTGTPVHYNNMLLLVEPLKRLIADGLSIRLLLVGGGEEIPKIFRNIKDLNLTVISVPPTSGMWTEPREIVRYIQNFDIGVYPLEKTEWNKGKDVYKAKEFMACGVPIVVSDWGENPRLIKEGVNGFLADGSDEWYQKLKSLITDKKLRTQVAANGRSFMENDCSFKVFVPKLLDLLNKK, from the coding sequence ATGAAAATAATTTTTTTCACCAAAGGAGATAGGCGTTTACCTAGTTCTCGAACCAGGGCTTTTTTGATATCAGATTACCTAAAGAAAACTTTGGGGGTGGATAGTGATGTTTATCATATTAAAACTAGAGCTTGGTGGGATATATCCAGAGCTAGGTTTTTAGAAAATTACCGAAACCTAAAAATTCTCTGGCATCTGAATAAAGAAGATGTTGTTGTTTTGCAGAGAACTGTTCACCAGGTGGATTTTATGGTGTTAATATTATTGAGGCGTTTTTTATTTGGTCGGGGTTATGCTTTTGATTTTGATGACGCTATCTTTCTAGAAAAAGGAAGTTCTAATACTAAAACTAGTTTAATAATTAAATATGCTGATGTTGTTTTGGCTGGCAGTGAATTTTTAAAGAACTACGCTTTAAAATATAACCTAAATTCTCATGTTTTTACTACGGTGATTGATACAGAAAATATCTTCAAACCTGACTTGAACAAGACAGATTTAGTAGAAGTGGTTATTGGTTGGACTGGTACTCCGGTCCACTACAATAACATGTTGCTTCTAGTTGAACCGCTCAAGCGGTTGATCGCTGATGGATTATCAATTCGTTTATTATTGGTGGGTGGTGGAGAAGAGATTCCTAAAATATTTAGAAATATAAAAGACTTAAATCTGACTGTCATCTCTGTGCCTCCGACTTCGGGTATGTGGACTGAGCCAAGAGAGATTGTCCGTTATATACAAAACTTTGATATTGGTGTTTACCCTTTAGAAAAAACAGAATGGAATAAAGGTAAGGATGTATATAAAGCGAAGGAGTTTATGGCTTGCGGTGTGCCGATAGTTGTTTCTGATTGGGGTGAAAATCCTAGATTGATTAAAGAAGGGGTAAATGGTTTTTTAGCAGATGGTTCTGACGAGTGGTATCAAAAATTGAAGTCTTTGATCACAGATAAAAAACTAAGGACACAAGTGGCGGCTAATGGCAGGTCTTTTATGGAGAATGATTGTTCTTTTAAGGTTTTTGTTCCCAAGCTTCTAGATTTGTTAAATAAAAAATAA
- a CDS encoding aminotransferase class I/II-fold pyridoxal phosphate-dependent enzyme, which translates to MPKKEFRQITYGGALIGQEEKDAIIKCINKGDGRNWQQGEEGALMEKEACDQIGLKYGILTNSGSSAGLLALSALELPKGSEVIISAVTFPTIFNIILQCGLVPVVVDAKVGTYVFDIDEVEKAITKKTKAIIAVHAVGNPVDWVGLKKVAQKYKIKTILDNCDGWGTSINGKKVETYADISFTSFHAAHIVSMGVGGGVFTNNKELAVNVRMYRDWGRQANTDKPHTCKTLPKDYNPRFVYDKIGYNFQILELQAAMGRVQLRKADKIKKLRKDNFDYLVKHLSKYKDLIMPTTVKGSDVCWFALPLTYTGDRGKLVAHLEKNGIETRSMFAGNITRHPAYRDSKYRLGSKLKEADYILEHSFWIGVHPRYTQEDREYIISVFDEFLGSKS; encoded by the coding sequence ATGCCTAAAAAAGAATTTAGACAAATAACTTATGGCGGTGCTTTGATTGGACAAGAAGAAAAAGACGCTATTATTAAGTGTATTAATAAAGGTGATGGCCGTAATTGGCAACAAGGTGAAGAGGGGGCTTTGATGGAAAAGGAAGCTTGTGATCAAATTGGACTTAAATATGGAATACTAACCAATTCGGGCTCTTCGGCTGGTCTACTGGCATTGTCTGCTCTTGAATTACCAAAAGGGTCAGAGGTGATTATTTCGGCGGTTACATTCCCAACCATATTTAATATTATCTTACAATGCGGATTAGTTCCGGTGGTGGTTGACGCTAAGGTGGGGACTTATGTTTTTGATATTGATGAAGTTGAAAAAGCTATAACAAAGAAAACCAAAGCGATTATTGCTGTCCACGCTGTTGGTAATCCGGTTGATTGGGTTGGTCTTAAGAAGGTTGCCCAAAAATATAAAATTAAAACAATTTTAGATAACTGTGATGGTTGGGGAACTAGTATTAATGGTAAAAAAGTTGAAACCTATGCAGATATTTCGTTTACTTCATTTCATGCGGCTCACATTGTCTCAATGGGTGTTGGTGGTGGGGTTTTTACGAATAACAAGGAGTTAGCAGTTAATGTTAGAATGTATCGCGATTGGGGGAGACAAGCTAATACGGACAAGCCTCATACATGTAAAACTCTACCAAAAGATTATAACCCTAGATTTGTTTACGATAAAATTGGTTACAATTTTCAGATTTTAGAATTACAGGCAGCGATGGGTCGTGTGCAACTCAGGAAGGCTGATAAAATTAAAAAGTTACGGAAAGACAATTTTGACTACTTGGTTAAACATCTATCAAAATATAAAGATTTGATTATGCCAACTACTGTTAAGGGGTCTGATGTTTGTTGGTTTGCTTTACCGCTAACTTATACTGGAGATAGAGGTAAATTAGTGGCTCATCTAGAGAAAAATGGCATCGAGACTCGGTCTATGTTTGCTGGTAATATCACTCGTCATCCAGCTTATCGGGACTCAAAATACAGACTGGGTAGTAAATTGAAAGAAGCAGATTATATTCTAGAACACAGTTTCTGGATAGGGGTTCATCCTCGGTACACCCAAGAAGATCGTGAATATATAATCTCGGTTTTTGATGAATTCCTGGGATCAAAAAGTTAG
- a CDS encoding DegT/DnrJ/EryC1/StrS aminotransferase family protein: protein MRKVPLFKTYMGQEEVEAVKEVLLSGWVTLGPKTVEFENAYAKFIGSKYGIGTNSGTAALHLGLAIFDFPEGSEVLMPTINFISAPHAAYYNKLKPVFVDVDPKTLCIDVVDLEKKITPKSKAIIATHLGGIPVNMDAIMKIAEKYSLKVIEDVANAVGGSYDGKMLGSIGHVGCHSFEGKKNMTTGDGGMITLNDDELNDRLRRMRWLGINKDTWKRFSEKQGSYSWYYEVSDIGYKYNMNDIMAAIGLVQLGRLPGLLQIKNKLVEKYNKELSTLAWVETPTIEPKGVVAPWLYIIKVPDRDGLMKYLEDNGVTTGVHFMPMHLHPLYKQEANTPVADKIWHNIVSLPLYPGMTDEDQDYVINLIKKYA from the coding sequence ATGAGAAAAGTACCATTATTTAAGACCTATATGGGCCAGGAGGAGGTGGAGGCTGTTAAAGAGGTCCTTTTATCTGGGTGGGTGACACTTGGTCCTAAAACAGTGGAATTTGAAAATGCTTATGCCAAATTTATTGGTTCTAAATATGGCATTGGTACTAATTCGGGAACGGCGGCATTACATCTAGGTTTGGCTATTTTTGACTTTCCTGAAGGTAGTGAGGTCTTGATGCCAACTATTAACTTTATTTCTGCTCCCCATGCTGCTTACTATAATAAATTAAAACCAGTTTTTGTTGACGTTGATCCTAAAACTCTATGTATAGACGTTGTTGATCTGGAGAAAAAAATTACACCTAAATCAAAAGCGATAATTGCTACTCACTTGGGGGGTATTCCGGTCAATATGGATGCCATCATGAAGATTGCGGAGAAGTATAGTCTCAAGGTGATTGAAGACGTGGCAAATGCAGTTGGGGGATCCTATGATGGTAAAATGTTGGGCTCGATCGGACATGTGGGTTGTCATAGTTTTGAAGGTAAAAAAAATATGACTACTGGTGATGGTGGGATGATTACTTTAAATGATGACGAACTTAATGACAGACTAAGACGGATGCGATGGTTGGGTATTAATAAAGATACTTGGAAGAGATTTAGTGAAAAACAGGGTAGTTATAGCTGGTATTATGAGGTTTCTGATATTGGTTATAAATATAATATGAACGATATTATGGCTGCTATTGGTTTGGTTCAATTGGGAAGATTGCCTGGGTTGTTGCAAATAAAAAATAAACTAGTAGAAAAATATAATAAAGAACTATCGACGTTGGCTTGGGTTGAAACTCCTACGATTGAACCGAAAGGGGTTGTTGCTCCGTGGCTTTATATAATTAAAGTGCCCGATAGAGATGGTCTGATGAAGTATCTAGAGGATAATGGTGTAACCACCGGGGTTCATTTTATGCCAATGCACCTTCACCCGTTGTATAAACAAGAAGCTAATACTCCGGTGGCTGATAAAATTTGGCATAATATTGTTTCTTTACCGCTTTATCCAGGTATGACCGATGAAGATCAGGATTACGTTATTAATTTAATAAAAAAATATGCCTAA